A genomic window from Candidatus Neomarinimicrobiota bacterium includes:
- a CDS encoding YqaA family protein has translation MVSRPLRRLYDWVLHWAETPYGAPALFLLAFAESSFFPIPPDVLLIALAVSVPSRAFWYALICAAGSLIGAYLG, from the coding sequence ATGGTCAGCCGTCCCTTACGCCGCCTGTACGACTGGGTCCTCCATTGGGCCGAAACCCCCTATGGAGCGCCGGCCCTGTTCCTGCTGGCCTTTGCCGAGTCATCATTCTTTCCAATCCCACCCGACGTGCTTCTGATTGCTCTGGCTGTGTCCGTCCCGTCCCGGGCCTTCTGGTATGCTCTGATTTGCGCCGCCGGTTCCCTCATCGGGGCCTACCTGGGG